A window of the Eubalaena glacialis isolate mEubGla1 chromosome 9, mEubGla1.1.hap2.+ XY, whole genome shotgun sequence genome harbors these coding sequences:
- the IFNK gene encoding interferon kappa, whose protein sequence is MSAKPDVIRKCTWPVCLVGLFVTGILSLDCSLLDVHLRRVTWQNLNLLSRMSKSFPIECLRESKAFELPQEILSHTHPLTRDIKEAFYEMSRQAFHIFIQDTFKSTWEEKHLRQVQIGLDQQLQYLEQCLEEEEEENEDMREMAEDEWTQSGAPVPQLSNLELRRYFNRIDRFLKDKKYSHCAWEIVRVEIRRCFYFFHKFTALLRRK, encoded by the coding sequence ATGAGCGCCAAGCCTGATGTGATTCGAAAGTGTACGTGGCCAGTGTGCCTCGTGGGTCTGTTCGTCACCGGCATCCTCTCTCTGGACTGTAGCTTGCTGGATGTTCACCTGAGGAGAGTCACCTGGCAAAACCTGAACCTTCTGAGCAGGATGAGCAAGTCATTTCCTATAGAGTGtctaagggaaagcaaggcttttgagTTGCCCCAAGAGATCCTCTCACACACCCACCCTCTGACGAGGGACATCAAGGAGGCcttctatgaaatgtccagacaGGCCTTCCACATCTTCATTCAAGACACCTTCAAATCCACTTGGGAAGAGAAACACCTGAGACAAGTCCAAATCGGACTTGATCAACAGCTGCAATACCTGGAACAATGcttggaagaagaggaggaggaaaacgaAGACATGAGAGAGATGGCAGAGGATGAGTGGACACAGTCAGGAGCTCCGGTCCCCCAGCTGAGCAACCTAGAGCTGAGGAGATATTTCAACAGGATAGACAGGTTCCTCAAAGATAAGAAATACAGTCACTGTGCCTGGGAGATCGTCCGAGTGGAAATCAGAAGATGCTTCTACTTCTTTCATAAATTCACAGCACTACTCAGGAGGAAATGA